The following DNA comes from Amycolatopsis albispora.
CGGCACCCGGCGCCGGTGCCCGGCAGCTGGCGCCCGGCAGCCGGCGCCCGGGGTCGGCGGCTGGTGCCCGGCGGCTGGCGCCCGGGGTCGGGCGCCTGGGGGCGGCGGCTGGCGTTCGGTGCCCGGCGGCCGACGGCTGCCCCTCGGGGCCGGTGGCTGATGCTCGGGGCCGGTGTGTCTGGTGCCCGGCGGTCGATGCTCGGGCCGGTGGCGGTGCCAGGCGGCGGTGTGTCCGGTGCCCGGCGGCTGGCGCTCGGGGGATGGCTGGCGCTCGGTGGCTGCCAACAACAAACCTGCTCGCTGGCGGCGCTGTCATCGCCGAAGTGGCCACCGCGAGCCGGGGAGCAGCTGGCGTGGCTGCTGGGTGACCTAGCCGTCGCGGGTTGGCTGCGGCTCGGCGCAGCGGCGAAGCCGCTCGCGGGTGGCGCCGCCGACGCTGGTGCCGCACCAAAGGGCCGCACCAAAGGCGTCAGCCGACGGCTGTGCGGCCCGGTCAGGAGTCGGTGGTGGTGGCTTTCCAGACCACGTAGGCCTCATCCGCGTCCGTGGTCATGGCTTCGATGAACTTTTCGTTGTCGAAACCGGGCAGGGCCTGGAGGCGTTCGATGAGGGCGTCGGCCGCGGGGTCGCCGCTGGGGATGGCGGTGCCCTTGCCGTCGGCGCCGGCCAGCATGATGAACACGTCCTCTTTCCAGGGCCCCTCGGGAATCACCCTGATCACCACGGCGGACAGCTCAGCCCAGGTGACGGACTCCTCGGTACCGTCGGCGAGCTGCCGGCGGACCCCGGTGTCGTCGACGCCGACCGAGCGGGACTGCGCGTGGGTTGAGTCCTGGGACAACTACGACTCCCTCGTCTTTGCGTTCCGTTTACGGTACTGCCGCGAGGTCCGGGCGCTCAGGCGGGGGCGGCGGCATCCAGCCGCCGCAGCGCGGCCCTGGCCACTTCCGGGTCGGTGGTCGGCCAGAACGGCGGCAGCGAAGCCCGCAGGAAACCGCCGTACCTGGCGTTCGCCAGCCGCGAGTCGAGGATCGCCACCACCCCGCGGTCGCTGGTCGACCGGTGCAGCCGCCCGACGCCCTGCGCCAGCAGCAGCGCGGCGTGCGTGGCGGCCACGGTGAGGAAACCGTTGCCACCGCGGGCCTCCACCGCGCGCTGCCGCGCCGAGGACACCGGATCGTCCGGCCGCGGGAACGGCAGCCTGTCCACCAGCACCAGCTGCAACGCCGGCCCCGGCACGTCCACGCCCTGCCACAGCGACAACGTGCCGAACAGGCACGTCCGCGGGTCCTCGCTGAACTTGCGCACCAGCAGCGAGGTCGAATCGTCGCCCTGGCAAAGGATCGGGTGCTTGACCCGGTCCCGCAGCTCCTCGGTGGCCTGCTTCGCCGCGCGCATCGACGAGAACAGCCCGAGCGTGCGCCCGCCCGCCGCCTCGATCAGCTCGGCGATCTCGTCGAGCGTGCGCTCGGCGAGCCCGTCCCGGCCGGGCGTCGGCAGGTGCTTGGCCATGTACAGAATGCCGTTCTTGCGGTGGTCGAACGGCGAACCGACGTCCAGCCCGGTCCACCGCACGGTCTCCTTGTCCGACGGCGCCGCCTTCTCCGTGGCCGTGCCGGGGTCGGGCTTCCGCTCGGCCGCCTGCGACGGCGGCAGCCCCCACTGCCTGGCCAGCGTGTCGAAGGTGCCGCCGAGCGCCAGCGTGGCCGACGTCAGCACGGTCGTGGTCTGGCCGAAGACGCGCTCCCGCAGCAGCCCCGCCACGCTCAGCGGCGCCACGTGCAGCGCGGGCGGCCGCGGGTTCGACGAGTACGGGTCGCCGCTGAGCCACACCACGTCCGGCCGGTGCGCCTGGTCCTCGTCGAACGCCTCCAGCAACCGGACCGCGGTGTCGTGCACCTCCTCCAGCAGCGTGCGCGCGAGCTTGCGGGCGGTCGCCTCGTCGGCGCCGTCGTCCTTGCGGTCGGACCCGAGCGCCGACAGGCAGGTGTGCGCGGCGTCCCGGACCGCGGGCAGCGCGCCCTTCAGCGCCTGCGGCAGCGAGTCCATCCGGCCGGACGGCAGGTCGTCGAGCACCAGCGCCAGCCCGTCGCTGGCCTCCATCAGCCGGTCGGCCACGTCGGCGTCGATCAGCTTGCCGCAGCGGCGCCCGGCGGTGGACACCATCGCGCTGGTCAGCTCCGCGGTGGCCACCGAGGTCACCCTGTCGACCAGCTCGTGCGCCTCGTCGATGACCACCACGTCGTGCTCGGGCAGCACCTGGTAACCCTGCAGCGCGTCGATGGCGAGCAGCGCGTGGTTGGTGACCACCACGTCCGCGCGCCCGGCCTCGGCCCGCGCGCGCTCGGCGAAGCAGTCGGTGCCGATCGGGCAGCGGGACACGCCGAGGCATTCGCGCGCGGACACCGACACCTGCCGCCACGCCTGGTCGGACACGCCGGGCACCAGCTCGTCGCGGTCGCCGGTCTCGGTGTCCGAGGACCACTCGTGCAGCCGCTTGACCTCCTTGCCCATGCGCGACACCGCGAACGGGTCGAACAGGCCCTGGTCCTCCGGCTCCTCCGGGGCACCGGTGTCGAGCCGGTGCAGGCAGAGGTAGTTGCGGCGGCCCTTGAGAATGGCGAAGGTCGGCTCGCGCCCGAGCGGCTTCTTCAGCGCCTTCGCCAGCCGGGGCAGGTCCCGGTCGACGAGCTGGCGCTGCAGCGCGATGGTCGCGGTGGAGACCACCACCGTGGTGCCCTTCTCCACCGCGTGCCGGATCGCGGGCACCAGGTAGGCCAGCGACTTGCCGGTCCCGGTGCCCGCCTGCACGGCCAGGTGCTCGCCGGTGCGGATGGCGCGGCCGACCGCGTCGGCCATCGCCACCTGGCCGGGGCGCTCGGCCCCGCCGACCGACTCCACGGCGTGCGTGAGCAACTCCAGCACCCCCGGAAGGCTGCCCTTGCGTGCGGCGGTGAGCTCAGCGGTCTTCGGCACGAGGAGCAACGGTACCGGGGGCCACCGTCAGTTCTGGCGGCGGAAGCGGTTCACCAGCGCCCAGGTGACCGGCAGCAGGCCGGCCGCCACGACGATCTTCAGCGCGTCACCGATCAGGAACGGCAGCACGCCCTTGTCGAAGGCGGTGCCGAGGTCCATCGACGCGGCGGCCATCAGCCACGGCACGCCGACCGCGTAGATCACCAGGTTGCCGAGCACCATGGTGCCCGCGGTGCGCAGCGGGGTGCGGTCGCCGCCGCGCCCGGCCAGCGCGCCCACCAGCGCCCCGGCCAGCACGAAGCCGGCGATGTACCCGGCGCTGGCGCCGAACATGCCGGAGGTGCCGCCGTTGAACCACGGCACGCCGGCCGCGCCGACGAGCAGGTAGAGCAGCATGGCCGCGCCGCCGCGCTGCCAGCCCAGCGCCGCGCCGACCAGCAGGGCGGCGAAGGTCTGGCCGGTCATCGGCACCGGGCTGCCGGGAACCGGGATGACCAGCTGCGCGGCCAGGCCGGTGAGCCCGGCGCCGGCGGCGACCAGGGTGATGTCACGGACCAGCGCACCGGGGATGAGATCCGCCAGCACCGGACGGCGGGCGGCGAGGGTCAGCGTCGACAAAGCGGCCTCCACGTTCGTGCCTGAGCGATTGCATGCCTGAAGCTCAAGGCAGGTTAACGCCGGTGGACCGGCAATATCCCCCGAAGTCGGGTAGCTCACTGTCCACTCTTCCGGGTGGTAGCGGCCTGCCGGGGTTCGGCTCTTGATCTCCCCGGCCGATGTCGATGGAGGGAAATTCACGTTTCGGTGGAGGGAGTGACCCCCGTGTCGAAGTTGAGGAAGGCCGCGATAGCGGCGTGCGCGTGCGGCGGGCTGCTCGTCGCACCGGGAGCGGCGCAAGCGGCACCGGTGGCCAGCGCGTCCGCGACCGCGGGCACGGTCGACGTCACCGCGGGTGCGCAGACCGTGCGGGAGGGGCCGATCGCCGAATGTCGGCTGGGTGCGCAGGACACCGCCAGCTCACCCGGCGTCGAGGCCGGGACCACGCGGTTCGGCAAGAGCGAGTCGCAGTGCTCGCGCGCGGAAACCGGGTTCGCCACCGGCATGGTGCGCGGGCAGCGGTTCGAGACCAAGGTGCTGCGCAAGTACGGCGGCCCGACGATCAAGGTGCGCACGTACAGCGCGCGCTGCGACACCACCACCAACGGCGCCAGCGGCCTGGTCGAGCTGAGCGACGTGGCCGGCATCGAGGTGCCGTCGAGCATCCCGCCCGGTCACACCGTGGACCTGCCCGGCGAGGACGGCAAGCCGCTGGCCCGCGTGGTGCTCAACGAGATCGTCGTGCCGGAGCCGCCGGACGGCAGCCTGGCCACCAACGCGATGCGCATCCAGCTGTTCCCGGAGGGCGGCCCGGCCACCGGCGAGATCGTCGTCGGCTCGGCCAGCTGCGACCCGTACGGTGACGCCTGAGTGACGCCACCCCGGTGGTCAGCCGCTGACCACCGGGGTGCCGGTCAGCTCGGCACCGGCGGTGCGCAGGTCGGCCAGCGCCTTGTCCACAGTGGACCGCGAGACGCCCGCGGTCAGGTCGAGCAGCACCCGCACGCGGAAACCGGCCTCGGCGGCGTCCAGCGCGGTCGCCCGGACGCAGTGGTCGGTGGCGATGCCGACCACGTCGACGCTGTCCACCTCCCGCGCGCGCAGCCAGTCCGCCAGGTTCTCGCCGGTTTCGGTGCTGCCCTCGAAGCCGGAGTAGCCGTCGCTGTACTGGCCCTTCGAGAACACCGCGGAGATCGGCGCCACGTCGAGCGCGGGGTGGAAGGCCGCGCCGGGCGTACCGGCCTCGCAGTGCCGCGGCCACGACCGCACGAAGTCCGGTTCGTCGCTGAAGTGCGCGCCGGGATCGATGTGGTAGTCCCTGGTCGCGACCACCTGGTCGTAGGCGTTCTCCCGCAGGAAACCGGAGATCCGGGCGGCCAGCTCGGCGCCGCCGGCCACCCCCAGCGCCCCGCCCTCGCAGAAGTCGTTCTGCACGTCCACCACGATCAACGCGTTCGCCATCGCGGGTGCCCCTTTCAGCGGAAAACGGTGGGCACGGCGGGCTCGCCGTGCGACAGCTTCAGGCCCTCCCACGGCAGGCTGACCAGGCCCTTGCGCAGGAGTTGCCGCGCGTCGTCCAGGGTGGGCAGGTCGTCGACGGGCTGTCCAGCCCGCACCAGGGGGATCTGCAGTTCGCGGTCGTCCGGGCCGAGTTCGGGCGCGGGCCCGCCGGCCGGGTAGACCACCTCTTCGAGCGCGGTGCCGGTCGGCTTGTGCCGCCGGATGGCGCCCTTGCGGCCCCCGCGCGACTCCTTGTGCGTGCTGCGCTTGGCGACCGGGCGGCCGTCCACCTCGACCAGCTTGTAGACCATGCCCGCGGTCGGCGCGCCGGAACCGGTGACCACCGAGGTGCCCACGCCGTACGCGTCCACCGGCTCGGCACGCAGGGCCGCGATGGCGTGCTCGTCGAGGTCACCGGAGACCACGATCCTGGTGTCCTTGGCCCCGAGCGCGTCGAGCTGCTCGCGGGCCCGGCGGGCCAGCGGGCCCACGTCGCCGGAATCGATCCGGATGGCGCCCAGTTCCGGCCCGGCCACCCGGACCGCGGTCTCGATGCCCGCGGTGATGTCGTAGGTGTCCACCAGCAGCGTGGTGTCCGCGCCGAGCTTGTCCACCTGCGCGCGGAACGCCTGCTCCTCGCTGTCGTGCAGCAGCATGAACGCGTGCGCGACGGTACCGCGGGTGGGGATGCCGTAGCGGCGGCCGGCCTCCAGGTTGGAGGTGGTGGCGAAACCGGCCAGGTAGGCGGCCCTGGCGGCGGCGACCGCGGCGTACTCGTGCGTGCGGCGCCCGCCCATCTCGATGATCGGCCTGCCGTGCGCGGCGCTGGACATGCGCGCGGCGGCCGAGGCGATCGCGCTGTCGTGGTTGAGGATGGACAGCACCAGCGTCTCCAGCACCACGGCCTCGGCGAAGCTGCCGCGGACGGTGAGGATGGGGGAGCCGGGGAAGTACAGCTCGCCCTCGGCGTAGCCGTCCACGTCGCCGCTGAACTCGTAGTCGGCCAGCCAGGACAGCGTCTCGGCGTCCACCACGGCGGTCGACTCCAGCTGGCTGATCTCGGCGTCGGTGAAGCGGAAGTCCCCGATCGCGTCGATCACCCGCGCGGTGCCCGCGACGACGCCGTAGCGCCGCCCGTCCGGCAGCCGCCGGGCGAACACCTCGAAAACACAGGGCCGGTCGGCGGTGCCGTCGGCGAGCGCGCTGCCCAGCATGGTCAGCTCGTAGTGGTCGGTGAGCAGCGCGGTGCTGAGCTCGCTGCCGGTTCGCGTCCAGGCCATGGTCCAACCCTATGGGCTGACCTGCCGAAGCACGGGATGCGGGCGGCGTGACACCATGGAGGCCATGAGTACGCCTGCCGCCGAACCGATGGTGGAGCCGTCCGCGGCCGACCTGGGGGCTGAGGACAAACCGTGGCAGACAGTGGTCTGGAACGACCCGGTGAACCTCATGTCGTACGTGACCTACGTGTTCCAGAAGCTGTTCGGGTACAGCCGCGAGCACGCCACCAAGTTGATGCTGGACGTCCACCACAAGGGCAAAGCCATCGTCTCCTCTGGGGGCAAGGAGAAGGTGGAGGGTGACGTGGCGAAGCTGCACGCCGCCGGGTTGTGGGCAACCATGGAGCACCCGTCGTGAAGCCGTGGCGCCGCAAGGGCGCACGCCTGCAGGCCGGCTTCGAGCAGCAGGAGGCCGCCGTGCTGCGCGGCCTGATCAGCCAGGTCGACGACATGCTGCGCGCCCGGTCGGAGGAGGCGCCGCAGGACGAGCTGGCCGAGCTGACCGGCATCCGCACCGGCCCCAGCGAGGCGCCGAGCGACCCGGTGCTCTCGCGCCTGCTGCCCGACTTCCACCGCCTGGACCCGGACGCCCCGGCCAAGGAGGACCTCGACTCCGCCGCCGCGCTGCGCTCGCTGCACGAGCCGGAGGTGCTCGACGCGAAGGTCGGCGTGGCCGCCGTGGTGCTGGAGACGCTGTCGCCGGACGGCGGTGAGGTGCGGCTGAGCTTCGAGCAGGCCGACGCCTGGCTGTCCGCGCTGAACGACGTGCGCCTGGCGCTCGGCACCGCGCTCGACGTCACCGAGGACATGCCCGACGAGCTGCCGCCGGAGGACCCGCGCGCGCCGCACCTCGGGGTGTACCACTGGCTGACCTGGGTGCAGGAAAGCCTGGTACAGGCGCTGACCGAATGAACGCGCTCACCGACGTGCCCGGCGTGCTGGTCGGGCACCACGAGCGGGTCGGCGGGGGCTGGGCCACCGGGACCACGGTGGTGCTGGTGCCCGACGGCGCGGTCGGCGCGGTCGACCAGCGCGGGGGCGCGCCCGGCACGCGCGAGACGAACCTGCTGGAGCCGGAGAACCTGGTGCAGCGGGTGAACGCGGTCTGCCTGTCCGGCGGGAGCGCGTACGGCCTGGCCGCCGCGGACGGCGTGATGCGCTGGCTGGGCGAGCGGTCGATGGGCTTCCCCGTGGGCGCGGAACCGCACGAGGTGGTGCCGATCGTGCCCGCCGCGGTGTTGTTCGACCTGCCTCGCGGCGACTGGGGCAACCGGCCGGACGCGTCCTTCGGTTACGCGGCCTGCGAAGCGGCCGCCACCGGCGAGTTCGCGCAGGGCACGGTGGGTGCCGGGGCCGGGGCGGCGGTCGGCTCGCTCAAGGGCGGTATCGGCACCGCGAGTGAGCGCGTCGGTGAGTTCGTGGTCGGCGCGCTGGCCGCGGTGAACGCCTCCGGTGAGGCCGTCGACCTGCGGACCGGTCGCGCGTTCGCGGCGGACCACGAGGTGGACGGCGAGTTCGGGGTGCGCTGGCCGGACCGGCCCGGCGAGGTCGAGGCCGCGCCGACGGACCTGAACACCACGATCGGTGTGGTCGCGGTGGACGCGGCGTTGTCGAAGGCCGAGGCGCGGCGGCTGGCGGTCGCCGCGCAGGACGGTCTCGCGCGGGCCGTGCGCCCGGCGCACACCATGTTCGACGGCGACACCGTGTTCGCGCTGGCCACCGGGGCGCGTGAGCTGCCGGTGGCGAGCGGGCCGTTCGCCGACGCCTCGCGCGCGGGCGCGCTCGACCAGCTGTGCTCCGCCGCCGCGCGGGTGTTCGCCAGGGCGATGGTGCACGGCCTGCTGGCCGCCACCGGGGCCGGTGGCCTGCGTGCCTACCGCGACGTATGGCCGGAGGCCTTCCCCGGCTGAGGTCAAGGGCACGAGGGCTCTGTCTCACTGGGTGGACGCCCGTTGTCCAGCACATAGGATGTGATCGTGCTTCGGATCCGCCGTGAACTAGTCGACGAGATCGTCGCGCACGCCCGCCGGGACCACCCGGACGAGGCGTGCGGGGTGATCGCCGGGCCGGACGACGGCTCGGACCGCCCCGAGCGGTTCATCCCCATGCTGAACGCGGCGCGCTCGCCGACGTTCTACGAGTTCGACTCCGGTGATCTGCTCAAGCTGTACCGCGAGATGGACGCCAACAACGAGGTGCCGGTGGTGATCTACCACTCGCACACCGCCACCGAGGCCTATCCCTCGCGCACCGACGCCGCCATCGCGTCCGAGCCGTTCGCGCACTACGTGCTGGTCTCCACCAGGGATCCCGAGGTGCACGAATTCCGGTCGTACCGGATCGTCGACGGTGAGATCACCGAGGAGCCGGTCGAGATCGAGGAATAACCGCCCTCGCCCGTACGTCAGCCCACTACGAGAGATCCCTAGCGGAGGTAAAGATCCATGGCCGTGAACGTGTCCATCCCGACCATCCTGCGCACGCACACCGGCGGCGAGAAGTCCGTCGAGGCGAGCGGCAAGACGGTGCTCGAGGTGATCGACGACGTGGAGAGCCGCCACGGTGGCATCAAGGCGCGCCTGGTCAAGGACGAGAAGCTGCACCGGTTCATCAACGTCTACGTCAACGACGAGGACGTGCGCTTCGCCGGTGGGCTGGACGCCGAGGTCAAGGACGGCGACACGCTGACCATCCTGCCCGCGGTGGCCGGCGGCGCGCGCTAGGCATGGCTCGCTACGAGTCGCTGCTCGACGCGCTCGGCGGCACCCCGCTGGTCGGCCTGCCGAGGCTGTCGCCGACGCACGACGTGCGGTTGTGGGCGAAGCTGGAGGACCGCAACCCGACCGGGTCGATCAAGGACCGGCCGGCGCTGGCGATGATCGAGGCCGCCGAGCGGGAGGGCACGCTGCGCCGCGGGTCCACGATCCTGGAGCCGACCTCGGGCAACACCGGCATCGCGCTGGCGATGGCGGCGAAGCTCAAGGGGTACGGCCTGGTCTGCGTGATGCCGGAGAACACCTCCGCCGAGCGCAAGCAGCTGCTGCAGGCCTACGGCGCGCGGATCGTGTTCTCGCCGGCGGCCGGTGGGTCGAACGAGGCCGTGCGCCGGGCGAAGGAACTGGCCAAGGCCAATCCGGACTGGGTGATGCTCTACCAGTACGGCAACCCGGCGAACGCCGACGCGCACTACCGGGGGACCGGGCCGGAGCTGCTGAAGGACCTGCCCACGCTGACGCACTTCGTGGGCGGGCTCGGCACCACGGGCACCCTGGTCGGCGTCGGCCGGTACCTGCACGAGGCGAAGCCGGACGTGCAGATCATCGCGGCGGAGCCGCGGTACGGCGAGCTGGTGTACGGGCTGCGGAACATCGACGAGGGCTTCGTGCCCGAGCTGTACGACGCGAGCGTGCTGAACGGGCGGTACTCGGTCGGCGCCTACGACGCGCTGCGGCGGACGCGGGAACTGCTGGAGCACGAAGGCATCTTCGCGGGGATCTCGACGGGTGCCGTGCTGCACGCGGCCTTGGCCGTCGCCGAAAAGGCCGCGGCTCGCGGTGAACCGGCGGACGTGGCTTTTGTGGTCGCCGACGCCGGGTGGAAGTACCTGTCCACCGGCGCCTACAGCGGCACCCTGGACGACGCGGCCGCCCGGCTGGACGGCGAACTCTGGGCCTGACCCGGCTGAACTGGACACTGCTGCCTGGACACGAATGTGGCTTTCGGGGCGAAATCCGCCCCGAAAGCCACATTCGTGTTCGGCCGGGCGCCGGCGGTCGAGCGCTGGTCTTGACGCCGCCCCCGGTCACCACAGGCCCTGGGGCAACCGCCCTTCCAGCGTCAGCAGCTGCCGTTTCGACGGCACGCCGTCCCCGCCGCTGAAGCCGCCGAGGCCGGTGCTGGCCAGCACCCGGTGGCACGGCACCACGATCGGGATCGGGTTGCTGCCCATGATCGAGCCGATCCCGCGCGCGGGCACGCCCGTGCCGCTGCGTTCCGCCAGTTCCCCGTAGGTCACCGTTTTCCCGTACGGCACCGTTTCGTACAACGTGCCGAGCACCCGCTGCTGCGTCGACGAGTACAGGCGCCAGTCCACGGGGAACTCGAACCGTTCCCGCGTGCCGTCGAAGTACTCGCGCAGCTCGGCCAGCACCGGCTCCACCCGCGGCGGATCGGAAACCACCGGCAGGCCGAGGCGCGCGGCGATCCGTTCCCGCAGCTCCGGGGTGTCGTCGAAGGCCGTCGAAGCCAGCCCGGCCGGGGTCACCGCGACCAGTACCCGGCCCACCTCGGTCGCCAGGCCGCCGAACGCCACCGTCTCCATGAACCGCATTATCCGGCCCCCACCGACAGAACCGGGCAGGTAGCGTCGAAGGCATGACGTTGCCCGAGCCGGTCAACCCGCCCAAACCGCCGGTCCCGCCCGGCAAGCGGATCCTGCCGCCGAAACCGCTGGCCTCACTGGTGGTGGTCACCGGCTTCGTCGCGCTGCTCTGGGTGATCGAGGGCATCGACACCGTGCTCGCCCACCCCTTCGACGACGACGGCATCTGGCCGCGCACCATCGAGCAGTGGGACGGCATGATCTGGGCCCCGCTGCTGCACTACGGCTGGGACCACCTCGCCGCGAATTCGGTGCCGCTGCTCGTGCTGGGCCTGCTCGCCACCTCCGGCGGCCTGCGGCAGTTCTTCGGCGTGATCACCACCATCTGGCTCTTCGCCGGCGTCGGCACCTTCCTGATCGGCAGCGCGGGCGTGCACGCCGGTGCGTCCAGCCTGGTCTTCGGCTTGCTCACCTTCCTGCTGCTGCGTGGCCTGTTCGCGCGCAGCATCCTGCAGATCCTGATCGCCGCCGGGGTTTTCCTGCTCTACGGCTACGCGTTGTGGGGTGTGCTCCCGGCCGAGCCCGGCGTTTCCTGGGAAGGCCACCTGTGCGGTGCCATCGGGGGCATCGTCGCGGCTTGGATGGTCGGGAAGTCGCTCCGGCCAGCCAAGCCGCAACCCGCCCTCTAGAGCCCGCAGCAGACGTGTTCCGACCACTCCGGCCGGTGCCACCAGTGCCCGCGTTCGGCCGTGCTGCTCGCGGGCAGCACCGGGTTCGACACCTCGCCGCTGCCCGGTGACCGGAACGGTTCCAGCAGCTCGTCCACCTGGTGCGCCACCCCGCCGACCACCACCTGCCGCACGGCCGCCGCGGCCCGGATGTCCGCGAGCGGGTTGCCCTCGACCAGTGACAGGTCCGCGTACGCACCCGGCCGCAGTTCGCCGAGCCGCCCGGCGAGGCCGAGCCGCCGCGCCGGGTTGCGCGTCGCGGTCACCAGCGCTTCGTACGGCGTGAAGCCGAATTCGACCATCGCGCGCAGGTTCTGGTGCAGGGAGATGGCGATGTTGTCGAGCGGGGTGTCCGTGCCGCAGATGACGAACCCGCCGCCGCGGTGCACCCGCAGCACCATGTCCACGTTGCGCGCCAGTACCTCGCGCACGTACGCGTTCTCCGGCTTGCCCGCGTTCTCGGCGTCGGCCACCAGCCGGTCGTACTCCCACTGAGGGAACAGCACCTTCGTGCGCTCGTCCTCGACCAGCGACTTGTCACCGGCGTAGAGCGCCTTGGAGTTGAACAGCGTGGGCGTCAGCGACATGCCCGAACGCACGAACAGCTCGATGGCGTCCTGGTACGCCCGCCCGGTGCGGCTGACCGTGTGCGAGTAGCCGAGCCGGTTCGTCGCACCGGTGTGCTCCATCCCGTCCATGCCGATGTTCGCCGCCGGGAACAGGTAGTGCGACGACAGCGGGATCCCGGCCCGGTGCG
Coding sequences within:
- a CDS encoding rhomboid family intramembrane serine protease, whose protein sequence is MTLPEPVNPPKPPVPPGKRILPPKPLASLVVVTGFVALLWVIEGIDTVLAHPFDDDGIWPRTIEQWDGMIWAPLLHYGWDHLAANSVPLLVLGLLATSGGLRQFFGVITTIWLFAGVGTFLIGSAGVHAGASSLVFGLLTFLLLRGLFARSILQILIAAGVFLLYGYALWGVLPAEPGVSWEGHLCGAIGGIVAAWMVGKSLRPAKPQPAL